One region of Desulfatiglans anilini DSM 4660 genomic DNA includes:
- the tnpA gene encoding IS66 family insertion sequence element accessory protein TnpA: protein MQAQAASGQTIKAFCAERKISIYQFYAWRRRLKAGIRQQQKPGAFIELFPAKDEGNALIRIHVGDQLWVEVPQGFHPPTLLSIIETLTRIGRGVCSRIRSRNFCAGSMDGVPKKATPISSCSSPC, encoded by the coding sequence ATGCAGGCGCAGGCTGCGAGTGGGCAGACCATCAAGGCCTTTTGCGCCGAGCGTAAAATCAGCATCTATCAGTTTTATGCCTGGCGCCGCCGCTTGAAAGCCGGCATCCGCCAACAGCAGAAACCCGGAGCATTTATTGAGCTGTTTCCCGCCAAGGATGAAGGGAACGCCCTGATCCGGATCCATGTGGGAGACCAGCTCTGGGTTGAAGTGCCCCAAGGGTTCCACCCGCCGACGCTCCTTTCGATCATCGAAACTCTTACCAGAATCGGTCGGGGAGTATGCTCCAGGATCAGGTCGAGAAACTTCTGCGCCGGGTCTATGGACGGCGTTCCGAAAAAAGCCACCCCGATCAGTTCATGTTCGAGTCCCTGCTGA
- a CDS encoding glycosyltransferase family 4 protein, whose amino-acid sequence MRIMIIGGVARSLINFRGPLLKTLIMRGHEIIACASETTPEIRQKLASVPIRYYQLPTNRTSISPLHDLRTLLILRKIIQTESPDCILSYTAKAVIYSHIAARGCNSTEVYGMITGLGYPFGNRSVKQKIIGILIRHLYRIALINSSGVFFQNQDDKNTFKTQGLLPKHVLVTVINGSGVDLNRYPPEPLPEEPVFLLVARLLIEKGIREYYQAAVRIKKKHPHAKFLLAGALDSNPGSISQEELKKWQDKKIISYLGWIDDIRQAFSKCRIYVLPSYREGTPRSILEAMAMGRPIITTDTPGCRETVQANKNGFLVPVRNVEKLEKAMEQFILHPELAEQMGKFSLRIANQKYDVHKVNRVIMETMKV is encoded by the coding sequence ATGCGCATAATGATCATTGGCGGAGTTGCTCGATCACTTATCAATTTTCGGGGCCCGCTTTTGAAAACTTTAATAATGAGAGGGCATGAGATTATTGCTTGTGCATCTGAGACAACTCCAGAAATTCGCCAAAAACTAGCCAGCGTGCCTATACGCTATTATCAGTTGCCCACCAATAGAACCAGTATATCTCCTCTTCACGACCTGAGGACATTACTTATTTTGAGAAAAATCATTCAAACGGAATCGCCTGACTGTATCCTTTCCTATACAGCTAAAGCTGTGATTTATTCGCACATAGCTGCAAGGGGTTGTAACAGTACTGAGGTTTACGGTATGATCACAGGACTCGGCTATCCGTTTGGAAACAGATCTGTAAAACAAAAAATTATCGGAATTTTGATCCGTCACCTATACAGAATTGCTCTTATAAACAGTTCTGGTGTTTTCTTTCAAAACCAGGACGACAAAAATACTTTCAAAACTCAAGGGCTTTTACCAAAACATGTTTTGGTAACTGTAATCAATGGTTCTGGTGTTGATTTGAATAGGTATCCTCCTGAGCCTTTGCCCGAAGAGCCTGTGTTTTTGCTTGTGGCAAGACTTTTAATCGAAAAAGGAATACGAGAATATTATCAGGCTGCCGTAAGAATCAAAAAGAAGCATCCACACGCTAAGTTTCTATTGGCTGGAGCATTGGACTCTAACCCTGGCAGCATAAGCCAAGAAGAGCTAAAAAAATGGCAGGATAAGAAGATAATTTCATATTTAGGTTGGATCGACGATATACGCCAAGCTTTTTCAAAATGCCGAATCTACGTATTGCCTTCTTACAGAGAAGGAACTCCACGTTCTATATTGGAAGCCATGGCCATGGGAAGACCAATTATCACGACCGATACCCCTGGATGCCGAGAAACTGTTCAAGCCAATAAGAATGGGTTTCTTGTGCCAGTTCGGAATGTTGAAAAACTTGAAAAGGCAATGGAGCAATTTATTCTTCATCCAGAACTAGCTGAACAAATGGGAAAATTTAGCCTTCGAATAGCAAATCAGAAATACGATGTCCATAAAGTGAATCGTGTCATTATGGAGACAATGAAAGTTTAG